ATCCGCGCCTGCATCCGCGCCCGCATCCGCGCCCGAGTCCGCGCCCGAGTCCGCGCCCGAGTCCGCGCCCGAGTCCGCGCCCGAGTCCGCGCCCGAGTCCGCGCCCGCTCCCGCTCCCCGCTCCCGCTCCCGTTCCCACTGCCGCTCCCGCTGCCGTTCCCGTTCCCGCTCCCGTTCCCGCTGCCGTTCCCGTTCCCGCTCCCGTTCCCGTTCCCGTTCCCGTTCCCGTTCCCGTTCCCGTTCCCGTTCCCGTTCCCGCGTCCGTGACAACGACCGTGGCACGGGGTGAGGGGACTCAGGGGAAGCGGACCGGAGCGGGGCAGCGTAGGTTGCGACCGGAACATCGCGTGCGATCCGGGATCCCGCGTCGCGGGCAAGGCTCGGGGCTCTGCTAGGATGGCCGAATGCGACGCGTGACCTTGGCCGTGTGGTTGCTCCTCTCGGGTTGTACCGGGACGCTCGACGGGGAGGGCCGCGACGGGGCGCTGCCGGCCTCGGACGCCGACGTCCCGGCGCGCGACGCCGGGCCGGCGCCGCGTGACGCCGCTCCACCACGCGACGCGGGGCCGGGCTGCACGCCGACCACTTGTGAGGCGGTCGGCGCTCAGTGCGGCAGCGTCGGCGATGGCTGCGGCGGCAGCCTGGCTTGCGGGGACTGCACGGGCGAGGAGGTGTGCGGCGGCGAGGGCGTGGCCAACGTGTGCGGCGTGCCCCCGGCGTGCCCTCCGGCTCCCGCGGGCGCGACGGACGCGCAGCGTCAGGCGTTCGACCGGGTCAACGAGGTGCGCGAGCAGGTCGGCGCGCCGTGCGCGGCCATGATCGCGGAGATCAACCAGGCCGCGCAGTCGCACGCCGACTACGGCGCGATGAACGCCGGCGACCCGTCCTGTCGCTCGAGCGGGCACGATCAGACGGAGGGCTGCCCCGGCTTCACGGGCGCGAGCTTCGGGGCGCGGCTCGGCGCGGCCGGCTACTCGGGTGGGAGCTTCGAGATCGTGCACTTCCTCGGCAACCCGAGGGGCGCCGTCGACGGCTGGCTGGGGACCCTCTGGCACCGGATCCCGCTCGTGCTCCCACAGACCGATCACTACGGCGCCGGGTTCGCGTCGCGCTTCGACGTGATGGACTTCGGCCGCCGCCAGGGCGTGGACCCGGACGGCGTGTGGTTCTACCCGGCCGAAGGCATGACGGTGTCGGGCCGCGGCGGAGACGAGGTGCCCTCACCCCCCGACGCGCCCGCGAGCTGCGGGGCGACCAACTGGGGCACGTTCATCACCATCATGTTCGGCGAGGGCGGGGCGACCGTGGACTCGCACACCCTGACGGGGCCGAGCGGGGAAGAGGAGCACACCTGGGTCACGCCCTCGGACAGCTCCTTCCTCGCCGGGAGCGTGTTCGCCATGGTGCCCTGTCCGCTCTCGAGCGGGAGTCACACGGTCGTCGTGCGCGGCACGCATCGAAGCGGCGCGCCGTTCGATCGGAGCGTCACGTTCCAGGTTCGCTGACAGGTTCGCTGACAGGTTCGCTGACGTCGCACTCCACCACTCGCCCGCGGACCTCGCGGTCCTCGATCCACGCGACGATGTAACGTGCGGTGTCGAGGCGCGCGAGCGCCGCCGCGGTCGTGGACGGGCTCACGCGCACGGGCGGGTGCAGGGCGTCGCCGGCCGCGCTCTGCCGATGGAGCCAGAGGCCGTCCGCGTCGACGTCGAGGAAGGCGCGGGCTCGCTCCGCGAAGGGGTCCGGGGGCGGCTCGCCGGCGGGGATCTCTCGCGCGGCGAGGGGCTCGTCGGCCCGCGGATCCAGCCGCAGGAAGTGAGGCCGCGAGAACTCGAAGGTCGCGATCAGCGAGACCTCGCGGTTGGTGCGCGCCATCGCGTCGATGGCCAGGGTGTCGTGAAGCGCGTGCACGCTCCGGTGCGCGACGTCGGTCGTCAGGAAGACCTCGCTGTCGGCGCTCTCGAGCACGCCGCGACGCCAGAGCACGGCCCACGCGTCGTTCTGCGCCGCGAAGCCGAGGATCTCCGCCGGGTGCTCGTCGCTCGGGGCCCGGTCTCCCAGCCTCGCGCGCACGCGGCCCAGCCCGTCACCCAGCGTGAAGATGTCGAGCCCCGCGTGCCCACCTTCGGCCGTCCACGCGAAGTAGACGCGCCGCGCGGTCGCCATCCGCCGCATGGTCCGCAGCGGCCCCGGCAGGGGCGCGGCGAGCCGGCTGGCGTCGTCGTCGAGCAGCCGCGCGAGGAGGCAGTGCGCCTCCTCCGCGCAGCTCCCGCGCGCGAGCATCAGCGTGCCGCGCTCGCCTCCCTCGAGCGCGAGCAGGGCGCGGGCACCCTCCAGCTCCAGCGCGATCGGCGCGCCGACCGGAGCGGCGTCCGCGTCGAAGGCGCGTCGGGTGGCGCGGCCGGCGTCGTCCATCACCACCGCCGTGCCCTGCTCGTCGACCACCCGGAGGGCGAGCGTGCCGTCGTCGGGCGCGCCCTCGATCCAGGTGGACGGCGCGCGCAGCGCGCACGCAGGGGGCGGCGCTGGGCTCGGGTCGGGCGCGGCCGGCGTGGTCTCCTCCTCTGGCGCGGGCGGGGCCGGAGCCGGGCGAGGCGTGGGCGCTGGCTCTTCGCAGCCGAGCGTCAGCAGCGCCATGACGAACGCGACCCTCATGAAGGGAATCGCCGCCCGTCCATGACGTTTGCGATCGTAGGGTGTGTTGGGCGCGGCGCCGCGTGAGCGGGCGTCGCTCAACGCGCCTGCGCTCGCATCCACGCGAGCACCGCCGGGGTGAAGTCGCTCGTCACCGGAGGGATGTGCCCGCCGCCCACGATCGTCCACAGGCCCGCGTTCGCGCTGCAGCCGCTCTCGTAGGTGGTGACGGTGGTCTCGGCGCCGTCCACGGAGCTGTCGAGGTCGAGGTCCTCGCCCGAGGCGGCCATCGCGGTGTCGCAGCCGTTGCGGGTCGCCCAGCGCTCCACCACCTCGGGCGCCGACGGGTAGCCCTCGCCGATGCTGCCGCCGTCGTAGGCGATGGTCGGGTCCATGTCGCCGTGGATCTGGAGCACGGCGACGGGGTTCTCGGGCACGCACGCGTCGGGCTCGAGGTAGTCCGAGCCCGCGAGGCTGACGATGCCGGAGATCCGATCGGACAGCTCGCAGGCCATGCGGTAGCTCATGAAGCCGCCGTTGCTGTGCCCCATGAAGTACACGTCCGAGACGGGCACGAGCGACTCGAGCTGGTCGAGGAGACCCGTCAGGTAGGCGACGTCGTCGACGCCCGTCGAGGCG
The sequence above is drawn from the Sandaracinaceae bacterium genome and encodes:
- a CDS encoding CAP domain-containing protein, whose translation is MRRVTLAVWLLLSGCTGTLDGEGRDGALPASDADVPARDAGPAPRDAAPPRDAGPGCTPTTCEAVGAQCGSVGDGCGGSLACGDCTGEEVCGGEGVANVCGVPPACPPAPAGATDAQRQAFDRVNEVREQVGAPCAAMIAEINQAAQSHADYGAMNAGDPSCRSSGHDQTEGCPGFTGASFGARLGAAGYSGGSFEIVHFLGNPRGAVDGWLGTLWHRIPLVLPQTDHYGAGFASRFDVMDFGRRQGVDPDGVWFYPAEGMTVSGRGGDEVPSPPDAPASCGATNWGTFITIMFGEGGATVDSHTLTGPSGEEEHTWVTPSDSSFLAGSVFAMVPCPLSSGSHTVVVRGTHRSGAPFDRSVTFQVR
- a CDS encoding alpha/beta fold hydrolase; translated protein: MTRPLSFALLFVLLLAGCFALSGCDGGTSPDDAGPTPGDAASPSDAGPSEDAGPVFPETLGPDERPAAYFLPSAHDGETPLPVIILLHGYGASGDAQSTYFRLERLARTEGFYLITPDGTVDSGGRRFWNATPACCDFASTGVDDVAYLTGLLDQLESLVPVSDVYFMGHSNGGFMSYRMACELSDRISGIVSLAGSDYLEPDACVPENPVAVLQIHGDMDPTIAYDGGSIGEGYPSAPEVVERWATRNGCDTAMAASGEDLDLDSSVDGAETTVTTYESGCSANAGLWTIVGGGHIPPVTSDFTPAVLAWMRAQAR